A single genomic interval of Aureliella helgolandensis harbors:
- a CDS encoding Gfo/Idh/MocA family protein — MTATYRIAGISFEHMHMGDNLRTAAAHPECQVVGICDAEPRRMLAAQRDLELPDSAVFNDWTQCIEQCKPDILLLCPATGDHRLWIERLAPFGLPILLEKPMAGSLADADAMISACQRHDVRWAINWPQVWVPSHRTAKRLSGEGAIGQVLEVHYYGGNRGPLWHTAGKDEVSAEEVAREKPHSWFYQRAKAGGSMLDYLGYGATLGTWYLGGAKPIEITSMVDEPTGLEVDEHSITIARYAFGLSKFETRWGTYTDPWTHQPQPRCGYTLVGTEGTITSWDYSPTLRVQDGAHPEGIDVPVDSLLPPEQNAMQYFIDCLKRDRAIEGPLSPELSRIGQQIVDTAFASAQQKRTLKLLE, encoded by the coding sequence GTGACAGCCACTTATCGAATTGCAGGAATATCGTTCGAACACATGCACATGGGGGACAATCTGCGGACGGCAGCAGCTCACCCAGAGTGTCAAGTTGTCGGTATTTGCGATGCGGAACCTCGCCGCATGCTGGCCGCGCAGCGCGATCTCGAATTGCCAGACTCGGCAGTATTCAATGATTGGACGCAGTGCATCGAGCAATGCAAACCGGACATTTTACTGCTGTGCCCCGCCACGGGCGATCACCGACTTTGGATCGAACGCTTGGCACCCTTCGGACTTCCCATTCTGCTGGAGAAGCCGATGGCTGGTTCTCTCGCAGACGCCGATGCGATGATCTCAGCTTGTCAGCGGCATGATGTTCGGTGGGCGATCAACTGGCCTCAAGTTTGGGTTCCGAGCCATCGCACCGCGAAGCGTTTGAGCGGGGAGGGCGCAATCGGCCAGGTGCTTGAGGTGCATTACTACGGTGGAAATCGCGGGCCGCTATGGCACACCGCAGGCAAAGATGAGGTCTCGGCCGAAGAGGTGGCGCGAGAGAAGCCTCATAGTTGGTTCTATCAAAGAGCCAAAGCGGGCGGTTCGATGCTCGACTATCTGGGGTATGGAGCCACGTTGGGTACCTGGTACTTAGGAGGTGCCAAGCCGATCGAAATTACATCGATGGTGGACGAACCCACTGGCCTCGAAGTTGATGAGCATTCGATAACGATAGCTCGCTATGCGTTTGGGCTGAGCAAGTTCGAAACGCGCTGGGGCACTTATACCGATCCTTGGACCCACCAGCCTCAGCCACGCTGCGGTTATACGTTGGTTGGTACTGAGGGGACAATCACTTCTTGGGACTATTCTCCGACTCTGCGAGTGCAGGATGGAGCGCATCCTGAGGGAATCGATGTTCCAGTCGATTCGTTGTTACCGCCTGAGCAAAATGCGATGCAGTACTTCATCGATTGCTTGAAACGGGATCGGGCAATAGAAGGACCGCTGTCACCG